A single Paenibacillus kribbensis DNA region contains:
- a CDS encoding AbrB/MazE/SpoVT family DNA-binding domain-containing protein — translation MKPAGVVRKVDQLGRIVLPKSLRKRYQMNEGDPVEILVQGDHIILERYRPKCVFCGSIDQVNDFKDRYICAQCLTEMTQYSS, via the coding sequence ATGAAACCCGCTGGTGTAGTGCGTAAAGTTGATCAATTGGGGAGAATAGTCTTGCCTAAGTCACTGCGCAAAAGATATCAAATGAATGAGGGAGATCCTGTCGAAATTTTGGTTCAGGGTGACCATATTATTTTGGAACGTTATCGTCCGAAATGTGTATTTTGCGGTTCAATAGATCAAGTAAACGATTTTAAAGACCGTTATATTTGTGCTCAATGTCTGACAGAAATGACACAGTACTCCTCCTAA
- a CDS encoding PepSY domain-containing protein, whose protein sequence is MKAMYVWIIGGTVAAILITFCLLQWPWARSLAASPLEEKTVIQSVLHQYPGEVLESRRLDHYYLIKLEREKGKYDIKVNVYDGIIESITRTQAYTDTRQEPQNHSPVSPPSKDISGPISKPDPVSLVITEKEAAQLAAKAVNGTSDDIELHRNEKGLYYLVEVEIKDGREAVVQVNAVSGSIDSVTWEKEKQDHNDE, encoded by the coding sequence ATGAAAGCCATGTATGTGTGGATCATTGGAGGTACGGTGGCGGCTATATTGATCACCTTTTGCCTTTTACAGTGGCCTTGGGCACGGTCGTTGGCAGCTTCGCCCTTGGAAGAAAAAACGGTCATCCAATCCGTATTGCATCAGTATCCCGGCGAGGTGCTGGAATCCAGACGCCTGGATCATTACTATCTGATCAAGTTGGAACGAGAGAAAGGAAAATACGATATAAAGGTCAACGTCTATGACGGTATCATCGAATCCATTACGCGGACGCAAGCTTATACGGATACCCGACAGGAGCCCCAGAATCACAGTCCTGTTTCGCCACCAAGTAAGGACATATCGGGTCCAATCAGCAAACCTGACCCAGTGTCTCTCGTGATCACAGAGAAGGAAGCAGCCCAGCTTGCTGCCAAGGCAGTTAACGGAACATCCGATGATATCGAGCTTCACCGTAACGAAAAAGGTCTCTATTATCTCGTTGAGGTTGAGATCAAGGATGGGCGTGAAGCTGTCGTGCAGGTTAATGCAGTATCGGGCTCTATCGACTCTGTCACTTGGGAAAAAGAAAAGCAGGACCACAACGACGAATAA
- a CDS encoding tautomerase family protein, producing the protein MPYINLQITKGASRDQKAQVVKEFTETLVRVLDKKPEHIHIVIEEIEDENWGFSGILTDDFRKQ; encoded by the coding sequence ATGCCTTATATTAATCTTCAAATAACAAAGGGCGCTTCTCGTGATCAGAAAGCCCAAGTTGTTAAAGAGTTTACAGAGACTCTGGTTCGGGTTCTTGACAAAAAACCAGAACATATTCATATTGTCATCGAAGAAATTGAGGATGAAAACTGGGGGTTTTCAGGAATTTTGACTGATGATTTTAGAAAGCAATAA
- a CDS encoding PrkA family serine protein kinase, whose protein sequence is MNIFERIAEYRAESNRLAWNGTFREYIEILKKDPAPAMTAHARVYKMIESFGVEEVGGHKRYKFFEQEIFGLDRALEKLVEEYFHSSARRLDVRKRILLLMGPVSGGKSTLVTLLKRGLEKFSRTDQGAVYAIQGCPMHEDPLHLIPHELRPEFEKELGVRIEGNLCPSCQMRLRTEFDGDIEKVRVERVFLSEENRVGIGTFSPSDPKSQDIADLTGSIDFSTITEYGSESDPRAYRFDGELNKANRGLMEFQEMLKCDEKFLWNLLSLTQEGNFKAGRFALISADELIVAHTNESEYKSFIANKKNEALQSRMIVMPIPYNLKVSEEEKIYAKLIEQSDMWHIHIAPHALRTAAIFSVLTRLKETKKQGMDLVKKMRMYDGEEVEGYKEADLKEMQSEFLEEGMSGVDPRYVINRISSALIKQNVESINALDILRAIKDGLDQHASITKEERERYLNFISVARKEYDELAKKEVQKAFVYSFEESAKTLFDNYLDNIEAFCNWTKIRDPLTDEELDPDERLMRSIEEQIGVSENAKKAFREEILIRISSYSRKGRKFEYHHHDRLREAIEKKLFADLKDIVKITTSTKTPDANQLKRMNEVIKRLIEEHGYTAASANDLLRYVGSLLNR, encoded by the coding sequence ATGAATATTTTTGAACGCATTGCGGAGTACCGGGCGGAAAGCAACCGTCTGGCCTGGAACGGCACTTTTAGAGAGTATATCGAGATACTCAAGAAAGACCCGGCGCCGGCGATGACCGCTCATGCACGGGTTTACAAGATGATTGAATCTTTTGGTGTAGAAGAGGTTGGGGGACATAAGCGATATAAATTTTTTGAGCAGGAGATTTTTGGGCTGGATCGTGCGCTGGAAAAGCTGGTGGAGGAATACTTCCATTCCTCAGCCAGACGGCTTGATGTACGCAAGCGTATCCTTCTTTTAATGGGTCCCGTCAGCGGGGGCAAATCGACGCTGGTCACTTTGCTAAAACGAGGTCTGGAGAAATTTTCAAGAACGGATCAGGGAGCTGTGTACGCTATACAAGGCTGCCCTATGCATGAAGATCCGCTTCATCTTATTCCTCATGAACTGCGTCCCGAGTTTGAGAAGGAACTGGGTGTGCGCATTGAAGGTAATCTCTGCCCATCCTGCCAGATGAGATTGCGTACGGAATTTGATGGCGATATCGAAAAGGTGCGCGTGGAGCGGGTATTTTTATCGGAAGAAAACCGGGTTGGCATAGGTACGTTCAGCCCTTCTGATCCGAAGTCCCAGGATATCGCTGATTTGACAGGCAGCATCGACTTTTCCACGATTACGGAGTATGGTTCGGAATCCGATCCGCGTGCATATCGTTTTGACGGAGAGCTGAACAAAGCGAATCGCGGGTTGATGGAGTTTCAGGAAATGCTGAAATGTGATGAGAAGTTTTTGTGGAATTTGTTGTCCCTGACCCAGGAGGGAAATTTCAAGGCCGGACGGTTTGCCCTCATCAGTGCAGATGAATTGATTGTGGCTCACACCAATGAGTCGGAGTATAAAAGCTTTATTGCGAATAAAAAGAACGAGGCATTGCAGTCGCGGATGATTGTAATGCCGATTCCTTATAACCTGAAAGTGTCGGAGGAAGAAAAGATTTATGCCAAGCTCATTGAGCAAAGTGACATGTGGCATATTCATATTGCTCCTCATGCGCTGCGAACGGCTGCCATTTTCTCCGTGCTTACCCGCTTGAAAGAAACGAAGAAGCAAGGTATGGATTTGGTCAAAAAGATGCGCATGTACGACGGTGAAGAGGTTGAAGGCTACAAGGAAGCCGACCTGAAGGAAATGCAAAGTGAGTTTCTGGAGGAAGGCATGTCCGGGGTAGACCCACGGTACGTCATTAATCGTATTTCCAGTGCATTAATTAAGCAAAATGTGGAATCCATCAATGCACTGGATATTTTACGAGCGATCAAGGATGGTCTGGATCAGCATGCTTCCATTACGAAGGAAGAGCGCGAGCGCTATCTGAATTTTATTTCCGTGGCCCGCAAAGAGTATGACGAGTTGGCGAAAAAAGAAGTGCAGAAGGCCTTTGTGTACTCTTTCGAGGAATCAGCCAAGACGCTGTTCGACAACTATTTGGATAACATCGAAGCCTTCTGCAATTGGACTAAAATCCGCGATCCGCTCACGGATGAGGAGCTGGACCCGGATGAGCGGCTTATGCGCTCGATTGAGGAGCAGATCGGGGTGTCAGAAAATGCGAAAAAGGCATTCCGCGAAGAAATATTAATCCGGATTTCCTCGTATTCGCGCAAGGGCCGGAAGTTTGAATATCATCATCATGATCGGCTGCGTGAGGCTATCGAGAAGAAGCTATTTGCAGATCTGAAGGACATTGTGAAGATTACGACCTCGACCAAAACGCCTGATGCTAACCAGCTTAAACGGATGAATGAGGTCATCAAGCGGCTGATTGAGGAGCATGGTTATACAGCGGCCAGCGCTAACGATTTGTTGCGGTATGTAGGCAGTCTCTTAAACCGGTAA
- a CDS encoding IS4 family transposase: protein MRAASVHDGPIGEKLADKDYILVNDRAYGKIKRFDQYVAEKQYFVTRIKENVTLVNPHSLKNRKVETSNVIRDITCYLGTPQCQSELRHRVVTFQDNSGNEIRVATNLVHLSAEEIADTYKARWGIEVFFRWIKQNLNVPVLFRTTMNAVFNQLFAALMTYVILKWLYDHSKSFVIPCKRMPLIRFAEQIQHDQLQIEWIIATTKVLEKHVYLSNLKKTVSG from the coding sequence ATAAGAGCCGCTTCAGTTCATGATGGCCCTATCGGTGAGAAGCTTGCGGACAAGGATTACATCTTAGTAAATGACCGCGCTTACGGGAAGATCAAGCGTTTTGATCAATATGTCGCGGAGAAGCAGTATTTTGTAACCCGTATCAAAGAGAACGTAACGCTTGTGAACCCACATTCCTTAAAGAACAGGAAAGTGGAAACCTCGAACGTCATACGGGATATTACTTGTTATCTCGGAACACCCCAGTGCCAGTCGGAGCTTCGACATCGCGTCGTGACCTTTCAAGATAACAGCGGCAATGAAATTCGGGTCGCAACCAATCTTGTGCATCTATCAGCCGAAGAAATTGCTGATACCTACAAGGCACGCTGGGGTATTGAAGTTTTCTTCAGATGGATAAAACAGAACCTAAATGTACCTGTTTTGTTTCGCACAACAATGAATGCCGTGTTCAATCAGCTTTTTGCCGCGTTAATGACTTACGTTATCTTGAAATGGTTATATGATCACTCAAAATCATTTGTCATCCCTTGCAAGAGAATGCCCTTGATCCGTTTCGCGGAACAAATTCAGCACGATCAACTACAAATTGAATGGATCATCGCCACTACCAAAGTGTTGGAAAAACATGTCTATTTGTCAAATCTCAAAAAAACAGTTTCTGGTTAA
- a CDS encoding phosphotransferase — protein sequence MSILSNVEQMYGIKIQRARQKKDIHKIETASMTYCLKPYNFPEDEIRFITHVLSFLDERGFTRSQKVYPTVQQTAYMTHEGVSYTLTNWVDGQRPKFTKKIDFKKGICTLAKFHSSAVGFPVTEAPAARIRYEGLGDEIAGYKKRLSPYKGTAHLVALCEEVTHRLQQPKVREAIDSEQKAGAFIHGDYNYPNLIKDRQLKIHLIDFENCSLHVRMKDLSHLLHRNCLWNGTKMLRAVDYYQRYRPLSPRDLHLLHALLISPYHVVRNIRIAGIRSAKRVIPSFAQLNKYRRELRALL from the coding sequence ATGTCGATTTTATCAAACGTTGAGCAGATGTACGGAATCAAAATTCAACGTGCTCGTCAAAAAAAGGACATACACAAGATCGAGACCGCCAGCATGACCTATTGTTTAAAACCCTATAATTTTCCAGAAGATGAAATTCGTTTTATTACACATGTGTTGTCCTTCCTGGATGAGCGCGGGTTCACCCGTAGCCAAAAGGTGTATCCGACAGTGCAGCAAACCGCTTATATGACCCATGAAGGCGTTTCGTATACGTTAACCAATTGGGTTGATGGACAAAGACCAAAATTTACAAAAAAAATAGATTTCAAAAAGGGTATTTGCACCTTGGCCAAATTTCACTCCAGCGCTGTAGGCTTTCCTGTCACCGAAGCTCCGGCAGCCAGAATACGTTACGAAGGCTTGGGTGATGAAATTGCTGGCTACAAAAAACGCCTCAGTCCCTACAAAGGCACAGCACATCTCGTGGCTCTCTGTGAGGAAGTGACGCATCGTTTACAGCAGCCCAAGGTTCGAGAAGCCATCGACTCGGAGCAAAAAGCCGGCGCATTTATACATGGCGACTACAATTATCCCAATCTGATTAAAGACAGACAGCTCAAGATTCATTTAATCGATTTTGAAAATTGCTCCCTGCATGTAAGAATGAAAGACTTGTCCCATCTTCTTCATCGAAATTGTCTTTGGAACGGGACAAAAATGCTGCGCGCAGTCGACTACTATCAACGATATCGTCCGTTAAGCCCCCGTGATTTACATTTGCTTCACGCGCTTTTAATCTCTCCCTATCACGTGGTCCGCAACATCAGAATAGCCGGCATCCGTTCTGCTAAGCGTGTTATTCCATCATTTGCGCAATTGAACAAATACCGACGTGAGCTTAGAGCGCTGCTATAA
- a CDS encoding aminoglycoside phosphotransferase family protein, with translation MTKSYTKAQIRNITRRFGLIPLKSSLVSSLYRKNAVIQVRAKKGTYALKPFSRTKMVRSNTIQQMEQAASMIRLLKKRKYRYMPAWLPTHSGKLWTLYQGTPFYVSQWIKGRGLGTAEDFEKLGRALATLHATPIGSHRIGRGRSPTSQQLRIWKNQDRLFQSRIKQISRHDTKYRNWYNAFGKDCKRLSRRAWRDLQDASITRLLHKEKRSPSLIHSDITIPNVIISNTGQLKIIDWDRVKVGSVYADLAKALMNTTQFNPEFVQSLLKGYQKRKPLGRTERKIVTALYKLPREAWHASRHPIRSRDREILDNWDQSWPLRLQIIHILQEWSMYKRK, from the coding sequence ATGACGAAATCCTATACCAAAGCACAGATTCGCAATATCACCCGTCGTTTTGGCCTGATTCCGTTAAAATCAAGCTTAGTTTCATCACTATACCGAAAAAATGCAGTTATCCAAGTAAGAGCCAAAAAGGGAACTTATGCATTAAAGCCCTTTAGCCGTACCAAGATGGTCCGCTCAAATACAATTCAACAGATGGAGCAGGCTGCAAGCATGATTAGGCTTTTGAAAAAGAGAAAGTATCGCTACATGCCCGCGTGGCTTCCGACACATTCCGGAAAGCTATGGACTTTATATCAAGGAACGCCATTTTATGTGAGTCAGTGGATCAAAGGGCGGGGATTGGGGACTGCGGAAGATTTTGAAAAGCTTGGAAGGGCACTTGCCACGCTTCATGCCACGCCCATCGGCTCGCATCGGATTGGAAGGGGAAGATCCCCTACGTCCCAGCAATTGCGGATATGGAAAAACCAGGACCGTCTTTTTCAAAGCAGAATAAAACAAATCAGCCGTCATGACACAAAATACCGCAACTGGTACAACGCTTTCGGCAAAGACTGCAAACGTTTATCCAGGCGGGCATGGAGGGATTTACAGGACGCCTCCATTACCAGGCTGCTTCATAAGGAAAAGCGTTCCCCCTCTTTGATACACAGTGACATCACGATTCCTAATGTCATTATTTCAAATACTGGGCAACTCAAAATCATTGATTGGGATCGGGTTAAGGTCGGCTCAGTCTATGCGGATCTGGCAAAGGCCCTTATGAATACGACCCAATTCAATCCTGAATTTGTGCAATCCCTGCTGAAAGGATACCAAAAACGCAAGCCACTAGGCCGAACTGAACGAAAAATAGTTACAGCCCTGTATAAATTGCCTCGAGAAGCGTGGCATGCCTCTCGACACCCCATTCGCTCAAGAGACCGCGAGATCCTGGATAATTGGGATCAATCGTGGCCCCTTCGTTTACAAATCATTCATATTTTGCAGGAATGGTCCATGTATAAAAGAAAGTGA
- a CDS encoding PepSY domain-containing protein has protein sequence MKKHYALGIMAATVLLGVTVTGVSANAVWAAKPADLIGATTAANIAKKAVGNDAQVKDVELEREIERVYYEVELQQGNKDWDIDVDAYTGKTIRSHSELNDDSNDKSSFNKPNHVTITEKQAGQIALKNVPGTLLSTKLDKEDGRFIYDVKVLTDEGTVEFEIHATSGAIVDMDKDFDNNR, from the coding sequence ATGAAAAAACACTATGCATTAGGAATTATGGCAGCAACGGTGCTGCTTGGAGTTACGGTTACGGGTGTATCAGCGAATGCCGTTTGGGCTGCCAAACCTGCGGATCTTATTGGAGCGACAACGGCTGCCAATATTGCCAAGAAGGCAGTGGGCAATGATGCGCAAGTTAAAGATGTTGAACTGGAGCGTGAAATTGAAAGGGTCTACTATGAAGTGGAGCTTCAGCAGGGCAATAAAGATTGGGATATCGATGTAGATGCTTACACTGGAAAAACCATTCGTTCCCATTCTGAACTTAACGATGACTCAAATGACAAGTCCTCCTTCAACAAACCAAACCACGTCACCATAACCGAGAAGCAGGCTGGGCAAATCGCGCTCAAGAACGTGCCTGGCACTCTTCTGTCTACTAAATTGGATAAGGAAGACGGGCGGTTCATTTACGATGTAAAGGTGCTTACCGATGAAGGCACCGTTGAATTCGAAATCCATGCTACATCTGGAGCAATCGTGGATATGGACAAGGATTTTGATAATAACCGCTAA
- a CDS encoding response regulator transcription factor, whose amino-acid sequence MRKVWQVVIIDIHPTSMLGTKLILEDQQDLLVRGMSSSGTEGLELACSIQPEIILMDYRLPEGTAEPFLTQMRALSPDSHIVIMTDEDNITLFQQLISLGANGMLSKQASPNQLIHLINGLREGFASLPMDWIRCGNWPFLPLVASEPFDELTQTEVFIMERIVQGITYDKIAIEIEVSRRSIDNYLRKIYAKLGVSSRAQAIERYALYARQMKQLYA is encoded by the coding sequence ATGAGAAAAGTATGGCAGGTGGTCATTATAGATATCCATCCTACAAGTATGCTGGGAACAAAGCTTATTTTGGAAGATCAGCAAGATTTACTTGTTAGAGGGATGTCCTCCTCCGGAACGGAAGGCCTGGAACTGGCTTGTTCCATCCAGCCGGAAATTATTTTAATGGATTACAGGTTGCCCGAGGGAACTGCTGAACCGTTTTTGACCCAAATGCGGGCCTTGTCTCCGGACAGCCATATTGTTATTATGACGGATGAGGATAATATTACGTTGTTTCAGCAATTGATTTCGCTGGGGGCGAATGGAATGCTGTCCAAACAGGCGTCACCAAACCAGCTGATTCATCTGATCAACGGTTTACGCGAAGGATTTGCTTCTTTACCGATGGACTGGATTCGCTGTGGGAACTGGCCGTTTTTGCCGTTAGTGGCTTCTGAGCCTTTTGATGAATTGACACAAACCGAAGTTTTCATTATGGAACGTATTGTACAAGGCATTACATATGATAAAATTGCCATCGAGATCGAAGTGAGCCGGCGCTCCATTGATAATTATCTGCGTAAAATTTATGCAAAATTAGGCGTGTCCAGCCGGGCGCAGGCCATTGAGCGTTATGCCTTATATGCACGTCAGATGAAGCAGCTATATGCCTGA
- a CDS encoding DUF2161 family putative PD-(D/E)XK-type phosphodiesterase, with amino-acid sequence MAVRHETELYAPIKAFFESLGYEIKGEVRNCDLVGIKPEQQEPLIVEIKKTFNLSLVLQGMQRLKLTSNVYVAVERNRAKKGAVNQRWSELVGLCRQLGLGLLTVTLFKTKPPLVEILCKPAGPNGHERKTTAVRPGSRKERLLREFHARSGDHNTGGSTRRKLVTAYREKALRVAAALQSLGEASPVQLARTAAVSGAAAVLQHNYYGWFERVARGRYKLTPFGEAALSEYAAVLQEQGTETAAAKAVEPGEGDAQHRIAETPAPYSSTAAADTEDG; translated from the coding sequence ATGGCGGTTCGGCATGAGACGGAGCTATACGCTCCGATCAAAGCCTTTTTTGAGAGCTTGGGATATGAAATCAAAGGAGAGGTGCGCAACTGCGATTTGGTGGGTATCAAGCCAGAACAGCAGGAGCCACTGATTGTGGAGATCAAAAAGACGTTTAATCTGTCGCTTGTGCTGCAAGGCATGCAACGTTTGAAACTAACCAGCAATGTATATGTGGCCGTAGAACGAAATCGTGCAAAAAAAGGGGCTGTCAATCAGCGCTGGAGCGAGTTGGTTGGATTGTGCCGTCAACTGGGACTCGGTCTGCTTACCGTCACCCTTTTTAAGACCAAGCCACCGCTCGTAGAGATACTGTGCAAGCCTGCAGGCCCCAACGGCCATGAGCGCAAAACGACAGCGGTCCGCCCCGGCTCGCGCAAGGAGAGGCTGCTGCGGGAATTTCACGCACGCAGCGGTGACCACAATACTGGCGGCAGCACCCGGCGCAAGCTGGTCACGGCCTACCGGGAAAAAGCGCTGCGTGTAGCCGCAGCCTTGCAGAGCCTGGGGGAGGCCTCCCCTGTGCAGCTCGCCCGTACGGCTGCCGTCAGCGGAGCGGCTGCCGTCCTGCAGCACAACTACTACGGCTGGTTTGAGCGCGTAGCCCGTGGCCGCTATAAGCTGACCCCGTTCGGCGAAGCGGCTCTAAGCGAGTATGCGGCGGTGCTGCAAGAGCAAGGGACTGAAACGGCCGCAGCAAAGGCCGTAGAGCCTGGCGAAGGCGACGCGCAACATCGAATCGCAGAAACGCCAGCGCCTTACTCCTCCACCGCTGCTGCGGATACGGAGGATGGCTGA
- a CDS encoding phosphodiester glycosidase family protein — MNIDAKQVNRFFMLALAPFIGLLGCILLVHPPLSFPGSTAPGLQKAETIVQTQSVSKQLDEAKQTATYTLSTIRRTSELYKQTTQTMNQLVQTASTQSKRPAIIYDRRITAKLGVPYEHVDSNRITIELFKVNPGVYHGYAMKVKLKDPTAMKMSLGSDKLGGSETTMRAVLRHGAVAGINAGGFADGDGKRYPLSTTVLNGHYLTGFQSSYKDLSFVGLSSNGKLIGGKFYSQGALDSLKPAFGATFVPVLLQKGQKMPIPEKWKISPLRAPRTVIGNYKDDQLLIIVVDGYNESGGSGATLEELQGKMYNLGVQDAYNLDGGGSSSLILNGRIVNKPSDGQLRPVPTHFLFYK; from the coding sequence ATGAACATAGATGCAAAACAAGTGAATCGGTTCTTTATGTTAGCCCTTGCTCCTTTTATCGGTTTATTGGGGTGTATTTTGTTAGTGCATCCCCCTTTGAGCTTTCCCGGGTCCACTGCTCCGGGCCTGCAAAAAGCCGAAACTATTGTACAAACGCAATCCGTAAGCAAGCAGCTTGATGAAGCCAAACAAACGGCAACGTACACTTTGTCCACGATTCGCCGGACATCCGAGCTGTATAAGCAAACAACCCAAACGATGAATCAGCTTGTCCAAACAGCCTCTACTCAGTCCAAGCGTCCCGCGATCATCTATGATCGACGCATCACCGCCAAGCTGGGGGTTCCCTATGAGCATGTAGACAGCAACCGGATTACCATTGAATTATTCAAGGTGAACCCGGGGGTTTATCACGGCTATGCCATGAAGGTTAAACTGAAAGATCCTACCGCTATGAAAATGTCTCTGGGGAGCGACAAATTGGGCGGCTCTGAAACAACTATGCGTGCTGTCTTGAGACACGGAGCTGTCGCCGGCATCAATGCAGGCGGCTTTGCGGATGGAGACGGCAAACGCTATCCATTAAGTACTACCGTCTTGAACGGCCACTACCTTACCGGCTTTCAATCCAGTTACAAGGATTTGTCATTCGTCGGACTGAGCAGCAATGGCAAGCTTATCGGGGGCAAATTTTACAGTCAAGGCGCGCTGGATAGCTTAAAACCTGCCTTTGGGGCTACCTTTGTTCCCGTTCTGCTCCAAAAGGGACAGAAGATGCCTATCCCTGAGAAGTGGAAAATCTCGCCCCTGCGGGCCCCACGGACGGTCATCGGCAACTATAAAGACGACCAACTGCTCATTATCGTCGTAGACGGCTACAATGAAAGCGGGGGTTCAGGTGCAACGCTCGAAGAACTACAAGGGAAGATGTACAATCTGGGTGTTCAGGATGCTTATAATTTGGACGGAGGCGGCTCCTCGTCGCTCATATTGAACGGTCGAATCGTTAACAAGCCGTCAGATGGTCAACTTCGTCCGGTCCCTACTCATTTTTTATTCTATAAATAA
- a CDS encoding PLP-dependent aminotransferase family protein, which translates to MQYSFASRTAAMLASPVRHIRENARRHSFISLAEELPAQELFPVKLLEEAAHDVFGSGPDALQYGEPEGYFPLRAWLAGEWEQRKGVRLPPGQILLTTGSQQAIDLIVRLMVDERDPVLVENPTSPGCLQVLSMQGAQVVPVESDEEGVIPDKLEALMIRYRPKLFFATPTFANPTGSLWSAARRQEILDLCRHHQVLVVEDDSYGELHFKQKNESPDKSPHGQSRKFAEAYPSLFALDHAGQGGQVLYIGSFNKTIAPGLRTGWAAGPAPLIEGMYALKQLADMQSSTMNQRLLFQLLTRSRFQWHEHLAMLNKEYSTRLQLILELLKRPFWKDVTYHIPSGGMYVWVRLPDGLDSALLLKAALPKGVAFMPGALCAVGSEGASHIRLNFSHPGREQLLMGMNLIGETISEFTARS; encoded by the coding sequence ATGCAATATTCCTTTGCTTCACGAACGGCTGCAATGTTGGCTTCTCCAGTGCGTCATATCCGGGAAAATGCGAGAAGACACTCCTTTATATCTCTGGCTGAAGAATTGCCTGCACAAGAACTGTTTCCGGTGAAGCTGCTGGAAGAAGCAGCCCATGATGTGTTTGGTTCCGGCCCTGACGCCCTCCAGTATGGTGAACCGGAGGGCTATTTTCCTTTGCGGGCATGGCTTGCGGGAGAGTGGGAGCAGCGAAAAGGAGTCAGGCTGCCCCCGGGGCAAATTCTTCTCACAACAGGCAGTCAGCAGGCCATTGACCTGATCGTAAGGCTGATGGTGGATGAGCGTGATCCGGTGTTGGTCGAAAATCCGACCTCCCCCGGATGTTTGCAGGTGCTATCTATGCAGGGGGCGCAGGTTGTGCCTGTTGAATCAGATGAGGAAGGTGTAATCCCTGATAAGCTTGAAGCTTTAATGATTCGCTATCGTCCCAAGCTTTTTTTTGCCACGCCGACGTTTGCGAACCCGACCGGTTCCTTATGGAGCGCAGCAAGACGGCAGGAAATTTTAGATTTATGCAGGCACCATCAGGTGCTGGTTGTAGAGGACGATTCTTACGGTGAATTGCATTTTAAGCAAAAAAACGAGTCCCCTGACAAGAGTCCGCATGGACAGAGTCGGAAATTTGCAGAGGCGTATCCTTCGCTGTTTGCACTGGATCATGCGGGTCAGGGCGGTCAAGTGCTATATATTGGTTCATTTAATAAAACGATCGCTCCCGGACTGCGTACCGGCTGGGCGGCTGGTCCCGCCCCGCTGATTGAAGGAATGTATGCCTTGAAGCAACTGGCCGATATGCAGTCCAGTACGATGAACCAGCGGTTGCTGTTCCAACTGTTGACCCGTTCGCGTTTCCAATGGCACGAGCACTTGGCGATGCTGAACAAAGAATATTCAACACGGCTTCAGCTCATTTTGGAGCTGCTTAAGCGTCCGTTTTGGAAGGACGTGACGTATCACATTCCATCAGGCGGCATGTATGTATGGGTGCGGCTGCCCGATGGGCTGGACAGTGCATTGCTATTAAAAGCGGCATTGCCCAAAGGCGTAGCCTTTATGCCAGGGGCGCTGTGTGCGGTTGGCAGTGAGGGTGCGTCCCATATTCGCCTTAATTTTAGCCATCCGGGCCGCGAGCAGCTGCTTATGGGCATGAATCTGATCGGTGAGACGATCAGTGAGTTTACCGCCCGAAGCTAG
- the trmL gene encoding tRNA (uridine(34)/cytosine(34)/5-carboxymethylaminomethyluridine(34)-2'-O)-methyltransferase TrmL: MPLHIVLVEPEIPANTGNIARTCAATGTHLHLVKPLGFRTDDATLKRAGLDYWYAVHIEYHESFAEVQEKYQEGRFFYATTKANQRYSDISFRDGDFLVFGKETKGLPPELLAANPETCIKMPMSDKVRSLNLSNSAAIIVYEALRQMDFPGLS, translated from the coding sequence ATGCCATTACATATTGTGCTAGTTGAGCCGGAAATCCCGGCTAACACAGGGAATATTGCCAGAACGTGTGCTGCAACCGGGACGCATCTGCATCTGGTGAAGCCACTGGGCTTCCGTACCGACGATGCCACGTTAAAACGGGCCGGGCTTGATTATTGGTATGCTGTCCACATTGAATACCACGAGTCTTTTGCTGAGGTACAGGAGAAGTATCAGGAAGGCCGTTTTTTTTATGCGACGACAAAAGCAAACCAGCGCTATAGCGATATTTCATTCCGGGATGGAGACTTTCTCGTATTTGGTAAAGAAACGAAGGGGTTGCCTCCTGAGCTGCTAGCAGCGAATCCGGAAACATGCATTAAGATGCCTATGTCAGATAAAGTAAGATCTCTAAACTTGTCGAATTCCGCTGCGATTATCGTTTATGAAGCGTTGAGACAAATGGATTTTCCAGGTTTATCGTGA